The following are encoded together in the Coffea arabica cultivar ET-39 chromosome 1c, Coffea Arabica ET-39 HiFi, whole genome shotgun sequence genome:
- the LOC113721937 gene encoding chorismate mutase 2-like yields MHYEIDTLNSQRSWVLSRRIHYGKFVAEVKFKDASEEYSPAIQAKDRDALMKLLTFESVEEMVKKRVEKKAKVFGQEVNLTNDAGNGKCKIDPSVLPCLYGEWVMPLTKHVEVEYLLRRLD; encoded by the coding sequence ATGCATTATGAAATAGACACCTTGAACTCCCAAAGAAGTTGGGTACTCTCTAGAAGGATTCACTATGGAAAATTTGTTGCTGAGGTAAAATTCAAGGATGCTTCTGAAGAATATTCACCTGCAATTCAAGCCAAGGATAGAGATGCTCTGATGAAGCTTTTGACATTTGAAAGTGTCGAGGAGATGGTGAAGAAGAGGGTGGAGAAGAAAGCAAAGGTGTTTGGGCAAGAAGTGAACCTCACCAACGATGCTGGCAATGGAAAGTGCAAGATCGATCCATCTGTTCTTCCTTGCCTATATGGAGAGTGGGTCATGCCTCTGACCAAACATGTTGAAGTGGAATATCTTCTGCGTCGTCTAGACTGA
- the LOC113724985 gene encoding hydroxycinnamoyl-CoA:piscidic acid hydroxycinnamoyltransferase-like produces the protein MVNLIASRIVKPAKPIPTKVMFLSECDQRVAVTHATVVHFYKPESPELLNDATEVLKDSLSEALVAFYPLAGRLYPKDGGRVELHCNSMGALLVEAQSELKIQDLGDFCPAPQIRALIPPIDNNNTPLHEVPLLLVQITKFACGGVSIGLAVSRVIADGQSGFHFVSEWAKIARGEKSDDQPFLDRTIFQKYEDDHPSSTAPKLQYSDFFPLPVLIGRSSSLEGRKKATICAMLKLSKDQIEQIRNKANDQDLMIHKTSNQRPFSRFVAVSAHIWRCLSKARMHNPAQETVLYVTVDFRKRLKLPLPGRYFGNAVLPVPARAIAGDLQSRPLSYASSKIKEAIENVTDEYVRSYLVCMKNIPEVSTSPYFHTVGRPQGLFFGNPNLIVTTWVGLGLYKADFGWGDEIFMAHASLGDDGKLFIIPSPNGDGSLLIPLGLQVEHINAFKKYFYEDI, from the coding sequence ATGGTTAACTTGATAGCCTCTCGCATTGTCAAACCAGCAAAACCAATCCCTACAAAAGTAATGTTTTTATCTGAGTGTGATCAACGTGTAGCCGTGACTCATGCAACTGTCGTCCATTTTTACAAGCCAGAAAGTCCAGAATTGCTGAATGATGCCACTGAGGTTTTGAAAGACTCACTAAGCGAAGCCTTGGTGGCGTTTTATCCGCTTGCTGGACGTTTATACCCGAAAGATGGGGGCCGAGTTGAGCTGCATTGCAATTCCATGGGAGCTTTACTTGTTGAAGCTCAATCTGAACTCAAAATCCAGGATTTGGGAGACTTCTGTCCAGCGCCACAAATCCGTGCCCTGATCCCACCTATAGATAACAATAATACTCCCCTTCATGAGGTACCGCTCCTTTTAGTGCAAATTACAAAGTTTGCCTGTGGTGGTGTTTCTATAGGCTTGGCCGTGTCACGCGTCATTGCTGACGGCCAAAGCGGGTTTCATTTTGTTTCCGAATGGGCAAAGATTGCACGTGGTGAAAAATCTGATGATCAACCATTTCTAGATCGAACAATTTTTCAGAAATATGAAGACGATCATCCATCATCAACGGCTCCAAAATTACAATACTCGGACTTTTTCCCCCTACCCGTCCTGATAGGCCGGTCTAGCAGCTTGGAAGGGCGTAAAAAGGCTACCATCTGTGCCATGCTTAAGTTAAGTAAAGACCAAATTGAGCAGATCAGGAACAAGGCCAACGACCAAGATTTGATGATTCACAAAACTAGCAATCAAAGGCCCTTTAGCCGGTTTGTAGCAGTATCTGCACATATATGGAGGTGCTTATCCAAGGCCCGTATGCACAACCCCGCCCAAGAAACGGTTCTATATGTGACTGTGGATTTTCGCAAGCGGCTTAAACTACCCTTGCCCGGAAGGTACTTTGGAAATGCTGTCTTACCTGTACCAGCAAGAGCCATTGCAGGTGACCTCCAATCGAGGCCACTAAGCTATGCTTCAAGCAAAATTAAGGAAGCAATAGAGAATGTTACAGATGAGTATGTAAGGTCATATCTTGTTTGTATGAAGAACATTCCGGAGGTATCCACCAGTCCATATTTTCACACCGTTGGTCGTCCGCAGGGGTTGTTCTTCGGAAATCCCAATTTGATCGTTACGACTTGGGTTGGTCTGGGCTTGTACAAAGCCGATTTTGGGTGGGGAGATGAAATATTCATGGCCCATGCGTCACTAGGTGATGATGGAAAACTCTTCATTATTCCTAGTCCTAATGGAGATGGGTCGTTATTGATACCATTGGGCCTACAAGTAGAACATATTAATGCTTTTAAGAAGTATTTCTATGAAGATATATGA
- the LOC113721935 gene encoding hydroxycinnamoyl-CoA:piscidic acid hydroxycinnamoyltransferase-like, with product MVNLIASHIVKPARPIPRKVMYLSECDQCKPLTHATTVHFYKPENPELLKDATRVLKDSLSEALAAFYPLAGRLYQKDGGRVELRCNSMGALLLEAQSELKIEDFGDFCPTPQIRALIPPIDYNNTPLHEVPLLLVQITKFACGGVSLGSAVSHVIVDGQSGCHFVAEWAKIARGEKSDDQPYLDRTILQQYEECPSSIAPKLQYPDFYPLPVLIGQSSSLEERKKATTCAMFQLSKEQIEQLKNNVNNHHDLVHKTSNHPPFSRFVAVSAHIWKCLSKARMHSPDQETVLYVTVDFRNRLKPPLSGRYFGNAVLPVPARAIAGDLQSRPPSYASSKIKEAIDKVTDEYVRSYLVCMKDMPEVSCSRHFHTVGCAQGLFFGNPNLLITSWVGLDVYKVNFGWGEAISMTPGSLGYDGRLFLIPGPNGDGSLIIPLRLQVEHINAFKKYFYEDI from the coding sequence ATGGTTAACTTGATAGCCTCTCACATTGTCAAACCAGCAAGGCCAATCCCCAGGAAAGTAATGTATTTATCTGAGTGTGATCAATGTAAACCCTTGACTCATGCAACTACCGTCCACTTTTACAAGCCAGAAAATCCAGAATTGCTAAAAGATGCCACTAGGGTTTTGAAAGACTCATTAAGCGAAGCCTTGGCAGCTTTTTATCCTCTTGCTGGACGTTTATACCAGAAAGATGGAGGCCGAGTTGAGCTGCGTTGCAATTCCATGGGTGCTTTACTTCTTGAAGCTCAATCAGAACTCAAAATCGAGGATTTTGGAGACTTTTGCCCAACTCCACAAATCCGTGCCCTGATCCCACCTATAGATTACAATAATACTCCACTTCATGAGGTACCGCTCCTTCTAGTGCAAATCACAAAGTTTGCCTGTGGTGGTGTTTCTTTAGGCTCGGCCGTGTCACATGTCATTGTGGACGGTCAAAGCGGGTGTCATTTTGTTGCCGAATGGGCAAAGATTGCACGCGGTGAAAAATCTGATGATCAACCATACCTAGATCGTACAATTCTTCAACAATATGAAGAGTGCCCATCGTCAATAGCTCCAAAATTACAATACCCAGACTTTTACCCACTGCCCGTCCTGATAGGCCAGTCTAGCAGCTTAGAAGAGCGTAAAAAGGCTACTACCTGTGCCATGTTTCAGTTAAGTAAAGAACAAATTGAGCAGCTCAAGAACAACGTCAACAACCACCACGATTTGGTTCACAAAACTAGCAATCATCCGCCATTTAGCCGGTTTGTAGCTGTATCTGCGCATATATGGAAGTGCTTATCCAAGGCCCGTATGCACAGCCCCGACCAAGAAACGGTTCTATATGTGACTGTGGATTTTCGCAATCGGCTTAAACCACCCTTGTCCGGAAGGTATTTTGGAAATGCTGTCTTACCTGTACCAGCAAGAGCCATTGCAGGTGATCTCCAATCGAGGCCACCAAGCTATGCTTCAAGCAAAATTAAGGAAGCAATAGACAAGGTTACAGATGAGTATGTAAGGTCATATCTTGTTTGTATGAAGGACATGCCCGAGGTATCTTGCAGTCGACATTTTCACACTGTTGGTTGTGCACAGGGGTTGTTCTTTGGAAATCCCAATTTGCTTATTACGAGTTGGGTTGGGCTGGACGTGTACAAAGTCAATTTTGGGTGGGGAGAAGCAATTTCCATGACCCCTGGGTCATTAGGTTATGATGGAAGACTCTTCCTTATTCCTGGTCCTAATGGGGATGGATCGTTGATTATCCCACTGCGCCTGCAAGTAGAACATATTAATGCTTTTAAGAAGTATTTCTACGAAGATATATAA